From the Pseudoroseomonas cervicalis genome, one window contains:
- a CDS encoding carboxymuconolactone decarboxylase family protein: MSDDTLFQRGLEVRRAVLGPDYVDGSIAKADDFMMAFQNITTEWCWGYAWTRPGLDRKTRSMLNLAMLTALGKTPEIKLHVKGALTNGVTVEEIKEILLHATVYCGIPAGLDAFKAAHEVLVKEGALTGEPAKK; the protein is encoded by the coding sequence ATGTCCGACGACACGCTGTTCCAACGCGGGCTCGAGGTCCGCCGCGCCGTGCTGGGTCCCGACTATGTGGATGGCAGCATCGCCAAGGCCGATGATTTCATGATGGCCTTCCAGAACATCACCACCGAATGGTGCTGGGGCTATGCCTGGACGCGCCCCGGGCTCGACCGCAAGACGCGCTCCATGCTGAACCTCGCCATGCTGACAGCGCTGGGCAAGACGCCGGAGATCAAGCTGCATGTGAAAGGCGCGCTGACCAACGGCGTCACCGTCGAGGAGATCAAGGAGATCCTGCTGCACGCCACGGTCTATTGCGGCATCCCGGCCGGGCTCGACGCCTTCAAGGCGGCGCATGAGGTGCTGGTGAAGGAAGGCGCGCTGACCGGCGAGCCGGCGAAGAAGTGA
- a CDS encoding GntR family transcriptional regulator, producing the protein MPDDSLRITPQPVRRQVEERLRDAIITSRFAPGEHLSDRMLCDLFGVSRGVIREAVRLLEAEGLIVVVPNRGPFVAYLSAAEATQVYEVRAVLEALAGQGFAERASVEEIAELRAVFEELAATKPGADRMVLLGLKRRFYDVMLRGCRNAYVARMLDQLLNRNSQLRATTLSDPSRLPNTVAEIRRIVEAIERRDREGAWHACREHVLQAAQVALRILNERASGAPAPAEAPPG; encoded by the coding sequence ATGCCGGACGATTCGCTGCGGATCACCCCCCAGCCGGTGCGTCGCCAGGTCGAGGAAAGGCTGCGCGACGCCATCATCACCAGCCGCTTCGCGCCCGGCGAACACCTGTCCGACCGCATGCTGTGCGACCTGTTCGGCGTCAGCCGCGGCGTGATCCGCGAAGCAGTGCGGCTGCTGGAAGCCGAGGGGCTGATCGTCGTGGTGCCCAATCGCGGCCCCTTCGTCGCCTATCTCTCCGCCGCCGAGGCCACCCAGGTCTATGAAGTGCGCGCGGTGCTCGAGGCCCTGGCCGGCCAGGGCTTCGCCGAGCGCGCCTCGGTCGAGGAGATCGCCGAGCTGCGCGCGGTGTTCGAGGAGCTGGCGGCAACGAAGCCCGGCGCCGACCGCATGGTGCTGCTCGGCCTGAAGCGCCGCTTCTACGACGTCATGCTGCGCGGCTGCCGCAACGCCTATGTGGCGCGCATGCTGGACCAGCTGCTGAACCGCAATTCCCAGCTGCGCGCCACGACGCTGTCCGACCCCTCGCGCCTGCCCAACACCGTCGCCGAGATCCGCCGCATCGTCGAGGCGATCGAACGCCGCGACCGCGAGGGCGCCTGGCATGCCTGCCGCGAGCATGTGCTGCAGGCGGCGCAGGTGGCGCTGCGCATCCTGAACGAGCGCGCCAGCGGCGCCCCGGCCCCGGCGGAGGCGCCGCCCGGCTGA
- a CDS encoding NIPSNAP family protein encodes MIHELRIYHCVSGRLPDLLKRFETITLGIWQKHGIRQAGFWTVAIGDSNQDLYYLLEWDSLAEREQKWNAFQADPEWIARRAETERNGPIVASISNLILQPTAFSAVR; translated from the coding sequence ATGATCCATGAGTTGCGCATCTATCACTGCGTCTCCGGCCGGCTGCCGGATCTGCTGAAGCGCTTCGAGACGATCACGCTGGGCATCTGGCAGAAGCACGGCATCCGCCAGGCGGGGTTCTGGACCGTCGCCATCGGCGATTCCAACCAGGATCTCTACTATCTGCTGGAATGGGATTCGCTCGCCGAGCGCGAGCAGAAATGGAACGCCTTCCAGGCCGATCCGGAATGGATCGCGCGGCGGGCCGAGACGGAGCGCAACGGCCCGATCGTCGCCAGCATCAGCAATCTGATCCTGCAGCCGACAGCCTTCTCCGCGGTGCGGTGA